A stretch of the Sulfolobus acidocaldarius SUSAZ genome encodes the following:
- a CDS encoding MarR family transcriptional regulator: MDILELAILTLLSDQEELSIREIGNYLGVRNIRLSKSLKELEKKGLIFTKALIGNGDMIIGITEEGVKELYKNYIVLRDLVKEMEYSLCTKFDC, encoded by the coding sequence GTGGACATCTTAGAATTAGCTATACTTACATTGCTGTCAGACCAAGAGGAACTAAGTATAAGGGAAATTGGAAATTATCTAGGAGTAAGGAATATCAGGTTATCAAAATCACTTAAAGAGTTAGAGAAGAAGGGGTTGATATTCACTAAAGCTCTCATAGGAAATGGAGATATGATAATTGGTATTACTGAGGAGGGTGTAAAAGAATTATATAAGAATTATATTGTATTGAGAGATTTGGTTAAAGAAATGGAATACAGCTTATGCACTAAATTTGACTGTTAG
- a CDS encoding nucleoside hydrolase — MVRHFIIDCDTAEDDIMSLFMLLKHRISVEGVTIVEGNISYQQEVNNALWALEYIGEENVRVYPGSDKPLVKDFRSVEEVHGKGGIGDKIVKPQKLKPENKKALDAIVDIADRYPGELEILAISPLTNLALAYLKDKTLTEKISKVWVMGGTAWGRGNITPVAEYNIWVDPDAAKIVFNAGFDITMVPWDVIVNYPVENREWEEIRNMNTKMSKFYIDIYTHYREYSMKNEKIGGTPHPDLITTAVALDYESVVKRSDKHFVDVENCDCLTRGMVVIDYLSIWKKDPNTEVIYEINKGEFLKLLYDLLKWF, encoded by the coding sequence ATGGTAAGACACTTCATTATTGACTGTGACACTGCAGAGGATGATATAATGAGTTTATTCATGCTTTTAAAACACAGAATAAGTGTGGAAGGGGTAACGATTGTCGAGGGAAACATTTCTTACCAACAGGAGGTTAACAATGCGTTATGGGCTTTGGAGTATATAGGAGAGGAAAATGTGAGAGTTTATCCTGGCAGTGACAAGCCTTTAGTCAAGGACTTTAGGAGTGTAGAAGAAGTTCATGGTAAAGGAGGAATAGGGGATAAAATTGTAAAGCCACAAAAACTCAAACCTGAGAACAAAAAGGCATTAGACGCTATTGTTGATATTGCTGACAGATACCCTGGGGAACTGGAAATTTTGGCTATATCCCCACTCACAAATTTAGCGTTGGCATATTTGAAAGATAAGACGTTAACCGAAAAGATAAGTAAAGTTTGGGTAATGGGTGGAACAGCTTGGGGTAGAGGCAATATAACTCCAGTTGCTGAATACAATATTTGGGTTGATCCCGATGCTGCTAAGATAGTATTTAATGCAGGATTTGATATAACAATGGTGCCTTGGGACGTTATAGTGAACTATCCCGTGGAAAATAGGGAGTGGGAGGAGATTAGGAACATGAATACTAAAATGTCTAAGTTCTATATAGATATTTACACTCATTATAGAGAGTATTCAATGAAAAATGAAAAAATCGGAGGTACGCCTCATCCTGATTTAATTACTACAGCAGTAGCTTTAGACTACGAGAGTGTAGTTAAAAGATCAGACAAGCACTTTGTAGATGTAGAGAATTGTGATTGTTTGACAAGAGGTATGGTGGTCATAGATTATCTCTCTATCTGGAAGAAAGATCCTAACACAGAGGTAATTTATGAAATAAATAAGGGGGAATTTTTAAAGCTCTTATACGATTTACTCAAGTGGTTCTAA
- a CDS encoding alkyldihydroxyacetonephosphate synthase, with the protein MLNEFLEKVSDQGILVLNDSEGFKRDWTPLLALREFLGQTIGKPSAVIKPKSVEEIAKVIKLANNYNACVVPYAGGSSVVGGAYHNSCTILDLSELNKVLELNEDDLTVTVEAGIKIKDLEDKLNSKGYTLDYHPQSFFLATIGGAIAHKGSGSHSSSNIEELLLWIEVVLPNGEIVRIGPDKSVRNSMGPGMLSLFIGSEGTLGVITKAKLKIKPLANYHKDLAFYFNSIDDAIKFAKEYTVRLPPPYRVVVHDSESANYMLGLPYFISLVRVRGYDQELVDVEERLIKNIALKYGGKEGEKETVRKWRDVFARNYEANFLSLVQSGYFTDTLDLAGSWSIIPKIYKELRENLYSINGVKSVLSRFTHLYTNGTCLYVMVILRQDPEVLLKVWETAAKVVIKWGGTTSHHHGVGFLKKPWILREKEDEVRLYKMFKLLLDSKGIMNPGKLVD; encoded by the coding sequence ATGTTAAACGAATTCCTAGAGAAAGTTAGTGATCAAGGTATATTAGTTCTAAATGATTCTGAAGGTTTTAAAAGGGATTGGACGCCGTTATTAGCCTTGAGGGAATTTTTAGGACAAACAATTGGAAAGCCGAGTGCGGTTATTAAACCTAAATCTGTGGAGGAGATCGCTAAAGTAATAAAACTAGCTAATAATTACAACGCATGTGTTGTTCCTTATGCTGGAGGATCTAGTGTTGTAGGAGGTGCTTATCATAACTCTTGCACGATTTTAGATCTATCTGAATTAAATAAGGTATTAGAACTTAATGAGGACGATCTAACAGTAACAGTTGAAGCCGGAATCAAAATTAAGGATCTAGAGGACAAGTTAAATTCCAAGGGTTATACATTAGACTATCACCCACAATCGTTTTTCCTGGCAACTATAGGAGGAGCTATAGCCCATAAAGGGTCTGGCTCCCATAGTAGTAGCAATATAGAAGAGTTATTGTTGTGGATTGAGGTAGTTTTACCCAACGGAGAAATTGTCAGAATAGGTCCAGATAAATCAGTCAGGAACTCTATGGGACCAGGAATGCTAAGTCTTTTTATAGGTTCTGAAGGTACATTGGGAGTTATCACCAAAGCAAAGCTGAAAATTAAACCCTTAGCAAATTATCACAAGGATTTAGCATTTTACTTCAATTCAATAGACGACGCCATAAAATTTGCAAAAGAATATACAGTAAGATTACCACCACCATATAGAGTTGTAGTTCATGACAGTGAAAGCGCTAATTACATGTTAGGTCTTCCGTATTTCATCTCCCTGGTTAGAGTCAGGGGCTATGACCAAGAGCTCGTCGATGTAGAAGAGAGACTCATAAAAAATATTGCGTTAAAGTATGGTGGCAAAGAGGGAGAGAAAGAAACTGTAAGGAAATGGAGGGACGTCTTTGCAAGGAACTATGAGGCGAATTTTTTGAGTCTGGTTCAGTCTGGATATTTCACCGATACTCTTGACTTAGCTGGAAGTTGGAGTATAATTCCGAAAATTTACAAGGAGTTAAGGGAGAATTTGTACTCGATTAATGGAGTTAAAAGTGTGCTTTCAAGATTTACTCATCTATATACAAATGGCACATGTTTATACGTTATGGTTATTTTGAGACAGGACCCTGAAGTACTTTTGAAAGTCTGGGAGACTGCAGCTAAGGTGGTCATAAAGTGGGGAGGAACTACATCTCATCACCATGGTGTAGGGTTCCTGAAAAAACCATGGATTTTGAGAGAAAAGGAGGATGAAGTGAGACTATATAAAATGTTTAAGCTATTACTAGATAGTAAGGGGATTATGAACCCCGGTAAGTTAGTAGATTAA
- a CDS encoding N5-carboxyaminoimidazole ribonucleotide mutase codes for MPKVAVIMGSKNDWEYMKDAVDILKEFGVEVEVRVVSAHRTPEFMMEFAKTASQKGIEVIIAGAGGAAHLPGMTASLTHLPVIGVPVPSKNLNGLDSLLSIVQMPYGVPVATVAIGNSKNAALLALRILGIKYPEISEKIKKFMEDMKNEVLNTKLP; via the coding sequence ATGCCCAAAGTTGCGGTAATTATGGGAAGTAAGAACGATTGGGAATATATGAAAGATGCAGTGGACATTCTGAAAGAGTTTGGAGTGGAGGTTGAGGTAAGGGTTGTTTCAGCCCACAGAACCCCAGAGTTTATGATGGAGTTTGCGAAAACTGCATCCCAAAAGGGTATTGAAGTAATAATTGCTGGAGCAGGAGGAGCAGCCCATTTACCAGGAATGACAGCTTCCTTAACTCACCTACCTGTTATAGGTGTTCCTGTGCCTTCTAAGAACCTAAATGGACTTGACTCACTGTTATCTATAGTTCAGATGCCTTATGGGGTTCCAGTAGCTACAGTTGCTATAGGAAATAGTAAAAACGCAGCATTGCTAGCATTAAGAATATTAGGAATTAAGTATCCTGAGATCAGCGAGAAAATTAAAAAGTTTATGGAGGACATGAAGAATGAAGTCCTTAACACAAAACTCCCTTAG
- a CDS encoding phosphoribosylaminoimidazole carboxylase: MKSLTQNSLRIGILGGGQLGWMMILEGRKYPFSFYVLDEPNAPACRIADKCFPPEKYKEMIDEVDVVTFEFEHVSDKALEYAQGKEKLFPEINSVELKRERYKEKLYYKEHNLPTPRFLVAEDGEEALKILKEEFNGIGVLKESLGGYDGKGQYFIKGDVNKYENLKSKKVKFVVEEFVNFDYEASIVAMRDKNGNFKAYPPTFNYNEKGILVYNYGPLYDNRFEEIAKRLADSLNYVGTMGIEFFVRDGEILINEFAPRVHNTGHYTLDSAYISQFEQHIRAITGIELGSTELLTFGGMVNILGTDDVPPEVLRYGKVYWYGKSEVKKRRKMGHVNVIGKDLEEVKQKIDIIMKLIYKQGLDL, translated from the coding sequence ATGAAGTCCTTAACACAAAACTCCCTTAGAATTGGGATATTAGGTGGAGGACAATTAGGATGGATGATGATATTAGAGGGAAGAAAATATCCCTTCAGTTTCTATGTTTTAGATGAACCAAATGCGCCTGCATGTAGAATAGCAGATAAGTGTTTTCCACCAGAAAAGTACAAAGAAATGATAGATGAAGTTGACGTGGTTACTTTCGAATTTGAGCATGTGTCAGATAAAGCCTTAGAATATGCACAAGGTAAGGAGAAACTATTCCCTGAAATTAATAGCGTGGAGTTGAAAAGAGAAAGATACAAGGAGAAATTGTACTATAAAGAACATAATTTACCTACACCTAGGTTTCTTGTCGCGGAAGACGGGGAAGAAGCATTGAAAATACTTAAAGAGGAGTTTAACGGTATTGGTGTACTTAAGGAAAGCTTAGGTGGATATGATGGGAAAGGACAATATTTCATTAAAGGTGACGTTAATAAATATGAGAATTTAAAGAGTAAGAAAGTTAAATTTGTAGTTGAAGAGTTCGTAAACTTTGACTATGAAGCCTCAATAGTTGCTATGAGAGATAAGAACGGTAATTTTAAGGCATATCCACCCACCTTTAACTATAACGAAAAAGGAATCTTGGTCTATAATTATGGACCGTTATACGATAATAGGTTCGAGGAGATTGCTAAAAGACTTGCAGACTCTTTGAACTATGTAGGTACCATGGGCATAGAATTCTTTGTTAGGGATGGTGAAATTTTAATAAATGAATTTGCCCCCAGAGTTCATAACACAGGTCATTATACACTAGACTCAGCTTACATTTCTCAGTTCGAACAACACATTAGAGCAATTACAGGGATAGAACTAGGTAGTACTGAATTACTTACTTTTGGAGGAATGGTTAATATACTGGGGACAGACGATGTCCCTCCAGAGGTACTAAGGTACGGTAAAGTTTACTGGTATGGAAAATCAGAAGTTAAAAAGAGGAGAAAGATGGGTCACGTAAATGTAATAGGAAAAGATTTAGAGGAAGTAAAACAAAAAATTGATATTATTATGAAACTAATATATAAACAAGGTTTAGATTTATGA
- a CDS encoding molybdenum transporter — translation MKIRFKLWLETDDGRPVLGKGGINLLKEITLTGSISKSAKSMNVSYKFAWEYLKKVNEILGGIDMKKGGKGAGGTILSEKLVDIVNLYEEAQKEVQNVLDKYEKRLNEILEKSD, via the coding sequence ATGAAAATCAGATTCAAGCTATGGCTAGAGACAGATGATGGAAGACCAGTATTAGGAAAGGGTGGTATAAATCTTTTGAAGGAAATTACACTTACTGGATCTATTTCTAAATCTGCGAAATCAATGAATGTATCTTACAAGTTCGCTTGGGAGTACTTAAAGAAAGTAAATGAAATTTTAGGTGGGATTGACATGAAGAAAGGTGGTAAAGGAGCTGGCGGAACAATACTGTCAGAGAAACTTGTGGATATAGTAAATTTGTATGAAGAAGCCCAAAAGGAAGTCCAAAATGTACTTGACAAGTACGAAAAGAGACTTAACGAGATTTTAGAGAAGTCAGATTAA